A stretch of the Candidatus Omnitrophota bacterium genome encodes the following:
- a CDS encoding glycosyltransferase family 2 protein, which yields MTTDRISISLVIPAYNEEKVIAQNLKKILAYFTAKKITFEIIVVNDASSDKTGVIVADLARRFCQIRAISSPVNKGKGFSVNCGMLAASGDYIAFCDADLSTPIEELDKMLALTADNYDIIIGERTAKGSVILNQTVMRRGMGRVFNFITRLLGLTKFHDTQCGFKLFTRRAAHDIFKMQKHMGFCFDVEILYLAGLLGYAVKPVPVVWLNRRDSKIRVIRDSLRMLLGLFIIKIRAITGQYEKR from the coding sequence ATGACAACCGATCGTATATCCATTTCGCTGGTAATACCGGCATATAATGAAGAAAAGGTAATTGCCCAAAACTTAAAAAAAATACTGGCGTATTTTACCGCCAAGAAAATTACTTTTGAAATAATAGTTGTTAATGATGCCAGCTCCGATAAAACCGGAGTTATCGTGGCGGATTTAGCGCGTAGATTTTGTCAGATAAGGGCCATATCAAGCCCGGTCAATAAGGGTAAAGGTTTTAGCGTTAATTGCGGTATGCTTGCCGCGTCTGGGGATTATATCGCCTTTTGTGATGCCGATCTTTCAACCCCCATTGAAGAGCTTGACAAGATGCTTGCCTTGACGGCCGATAATTATGACATTATTATCGGCGAAAGGACGGCAAAAGGGTCTGTAATATTGAACCAGACTGTTATGAGGCGCGGCATGGGAAGGGTCTTTAATTTTATTACGCGCCTGCTTGGCCTGACAAAATTTCATGATACCCAATGCGGATTCAAACTATTTACCCGGAGGGCGGCGCATGACATTTTTAAAATGCAAAAGCATATGGGTTTTTGTTTTGATGTAGAGATTTTGTATCTTGCCGGCCTTTTGGGCTATGCCGTAAAGCCGGTCCCTGTGGTATGGCTGAACAGGAGAGATTCCAAGATAAGGGTTATCAGAGATTCATTAAGAATGCTTTTGGGGCTTTTCATCATTAAAATTAGGGCAATTACAGGCCAATATGAAAAAAGATAG
- a CDS encoding sigma-70 family RNA polymerase sigma factor, translating into MPDETKDLEQIFRLCAQGDNNAWALFVEMFTPLVNRAIRHKALSLFMRLSSDDADEIYQQTFTNIWRRKSLERIAKAKSIPAYLTVIAQHATIDFFRENIHQDNTKQAWRQNQLYQPRPGIGPRDIAEDNCLSETINEFIKGLTEKEQRVMSLELVHQLKHREIAFIMGIPVNTVSTIISRLKQALRQRLEEKGYGI; encoded by the coding sequence ATGCCTGATGAGACAAAAGACCTTGAGCAGATTTTCAGGCTTTGCGCGCAGGGAGATAATAATGCCTGGGCTTTGTTTGTTGAGATGTTTACCCCATTGGTCAACAGGGCCATAAGGCACAAGGCATTGTCTCTTTTTATGCGGCTGTCGTCGGATGACGCAGATGAGATATACCAGCAAACGTTTACCAATATCTGGCGCAGGAAATCGCTTGAGCGCATAGCAAAGGCCAAGTCCATCCCGGCATACCTTACGGTAATTGCTCAACATGCTACGATAGATTTTTTCAGGGAAAACATACACCAGGATAATACTAAACAGGCATGGCGGCAAAACCAGCTTTATCAGCCTCGGCCTGGCATTGGGCCCAGGGATATCGCGGAAGATAATTGCCTTAGCGAAACCATCAATGAATTCATAAAAGGCCTTACCGAAAAGGAACAGCGCGTAATGAGCCTTGAGCTTGTGCATCAATTGAAACACCGCGAAATAGCGTTTATAATGGGTATTCCCGTTAATACGGTCTCAACGATAATATCGCGCTTAAAACAGGCCCTGCGGCAAAGGCTTGAGGAAAAAGGTTATGGGATATGA
- a CDS encoding transcriptional coactivator p15/PC4 family protein translates to MNETIATFNKNKFEEIRIGIKEYKGFDLIDLRVWVDSKEAGSKVPTAKGLSLNIELFPQFKKAVMSLEEALRKNNLLAE, encoded by the coding sequence ATGAATGAAACAATCGCCACGTTTAATAAGAATAAGTTTGAGGAGATAAGAATAGGCATAAAAGAATATAAGGGTTTTGACCTTATAGACCTTAGGGTCTGGGTTGATTCAAAAGAGGCCGGTTCAAAGGTACCGACGGCAAAAGGCCTTTCTTTGAACATTGAACTGTTCCCGCAGTTTAAGAAGGCTGTGATGAGCCTGGAAGAGGCCTTAAGAAAAAACAACCTACTCGCTGAATAA
- a CDS encoding PilZ domain-containing protein yields the protein MRNILSFLVIVITFSSVIFLLWRQRVRNFSQVKATLGGYWDDSEEKRRFRRFKKELNVNCNIPGKSGYTYKTFTKNVSGEGICLSVPEMIPQGGIVELEIGIPDNRYIRLTGETVWVNEIQQGENGIERVFNAGIRFLKISDQDRVVLNNFLNEIAR from the coding sequence ATGAGAAATATCCTTTCATTTCTTGTTATTGTAATTACATTTTCAAGCGTTATTTTTTTGCTTTGGCGCCAACGGGTCAGAAATTTTTCTCAGGTAAAAGCAACACTCGGCGGCTATTGGGATGATTCGGAAGAAAAAAGGAGGTTCCGCAGGTTTAAAAAAGAGCTTAATGTGAATTGCAATATACCGGGTAAATCCGGATACACCTATAAAACCTTTACAAAAAACGTTTCGGGAGAGGGCATATGCCTGTCTGTCCCGGAAATGATACCCCAGGGCGGAATAGTTGAGCTGGAGATTGGTATTCCGGACAACAGATATATCAGGCTTACCGGTGAGACTGTCTGGGTCAATGAAATACAGCAAGGCGAAAACGGCATTGAGCGCGTATTCAATGCCGGTATCAGATTTTTAAAAATCAGCGATCAGGACAGGGTTGTATTAAATAATTTTTTAAATGAGATCGCAAGGTAA
- a CDS encoding porin: MRLFTVLCVAALVVAFAVPAFAETQNIKVSGDIKAAYVYQKNLDYTDNDKNNQNFFVQQVGLNVEADLTDNVSTYVRLINERDWDGINSSSTNFDIMLDEAYVTLKEMLYAPLTVKLGRQNIWLGKGFVIGNAGVSQWALGSLPSTVRELSDLTAFDAVRATLDYDPWTVDLIYSKIIEDDVASYEDRNLYVANVGYDFTKYDAEAEAYYIYVHDKQNRTITGKTNNLHTIGLRGSLVPFDNMNLWAEGAYQCGEYRTSSVNETRKAGAVDAGIDYTFADVKWTPKVGAEWTWLSGDKEGTNKYEAWDPLFRGKFDSYISDFRNITKLATQGGSIAAANDYGMTNQQSIALFGSIAPMTDITMDARWTYLWHDQKLTSSGDESKRLGHEIDGKVAYDYTEDVEFNVMGGVFWPGKYYKSPDNKAASQIIAGVSVDF; the protein is encoded by the coding sequence ATGAGATTATTCACAGTATTATGCGTAGCAGCATTAGTAGTTGCTTTTGCTGTTCCGGCATTTGCTGAAACACAGAATATTAAAGTATCTGGTGACATCAAAGCCGCTTATGTGTATCAGAAGAACCTTGATTACACAGACAACGACAAGAATAACCAGAACTTCTTTGTTCAGCAGGTCGGTTTAAATGTAGAAGCAGACTTAACAGACAATGTATCAACATACGTTCGTCTGATTAATGAAAGGGATTGGGACGGTATCAATTCATCAAGCACAAATTTTGACATCATGTTGGATGAGGCCTACGTAACATTAAAGGAAATGCTTTATGCTCCTTTAACCGTTAAACTTGGCCGTCAGAATATTTGGCTTGGTAAGGGTTTTGTGATCGGTAATGCCGGCGTTTCGCAGTGGGCATTAGGATCACTGCCTTCAACAGTTAGGGAATTAAGCGACTTAACAGCATTTGATGCTGTCAGAGCCACATTAGACTATGATCCCTGGACAGTTGATTTGATCTATTCCAAGATCATTGAAGATGACGTTGCTTCATATGAAGATAGGAATCTTTATGTCGCGAACGTAGGCTATGATTTTACAAAATATGACGCTGAAGCTGAAGCCTATTATATATATGTTCACGACAAGCAGAACCGCACCATAACGGGCAAGACCAATAACCTCCATACTATCGGTTTGAGAGGCAGTTTGGTTCCCTTTGACAACATGAATCTATGGGCAGAAGGTGCTTATCAGTGCGGCGAATATCGCACATCATCGGTTAACGAAACACGCAAGGCCGGTGCGGTTGATGCTGGTATTGATTACACATTTGCTGATGTAAAATGGACACCGAAGGTCGGAGCAGAGTGGACATGGCTTTCCGGTGATAAGGAAGGTACAAACAAATACGAAGCCTGGGATCCTCTCTTCAGAGGTAAGTTTGACAGCTATATTTCTGATTTCAGAAATATTACAAAACTTGCCACACAGGGCGGTAGTATTGCTGCAGCCAATGATTATGGCATGACAAACCAGCAGTCAATCGCACTATTCGGTTCAATTGCGCCTATGACAGATATCACAATGGACGCAAGGTGGACATATCTGTGGCATGATCAGAAGCTGACTTCATCAGGCGATGAAAGCAAGAGGCTTGGCCATGAAATTGATGGTAAGGTCGCTTATGATTACACAGAAGATGTGGAATTCAATGTTATGGGTGGCGTATTCTGGCCAGGTAAGTACTACAAGTCACCTGATAACAAAGCAGCTTCACAGATAATCGCAGGTGTATCAGTAGACTTCTAA
- a CDS encoding histidinol phosphate phosphatase domain-containing protein yields the protein MLIDFHSHSLLSDGVLLPSELIRRYAVAGFDAIAITDHADSSNIDNIVASLVKVCREINKYWAIRAIPGIELTHIPLEQFAPLVKYARENGAKIIVAHGQTPVEPVIEGTNRAAIEAGVDILAHPGKISVEDSLLAKNNNVYLEITTRKGHCLGNCHVARVAVNTKASLVINTDFHEPRNMPSRQLFARVARSAGLSSKDIAAIDANKERLLNKALGI from the coding sequence ATGCTGATTGATTTCCATTCGCACAGCCTGTTAAGTGATGGTGTTTTATTGCCAAGCGAACTTATACGTAGATATGCTGTAGCGGGTTTTGACGCGATAGCCATTACCGATCATGCCGATTCGTCCAATATTGATAATATAGTGGCTTCACTTGTTAAGGTATGCCGGGAAATTAATAAATACTGGGCAATACGCGCTATACCTGGCATAGAACTTACGCATATCCCGCTTGAACAATTTGCTCCTTTGGTAAAATATGCCAGAGAAAACGGCGCGAAGATTATCGTTGCCCATGGGCAAACGCCTGTTGAGCCGGTTATTGAAGGCACAAACAGGGCGGCTATTGAGGCGGGGGTTGATATCCTGGCTCATCCGGGAAAAATCTCTGTTGAGGATAGCCTGCTTGCTAAAAATAATAATGTCTATCTTGAGATAACTACAAGAAAGGGGCATTGCCTGGGTAATTGTCATGTCGCGCGGGTAGCTGTCAATACAAAAGCCTCTCTTGTTATAAATACCGATTTTCATGAACCGCGCAATATGCCAAGCAGGCAATTATTCGCGCGCGTAGCAAGGTCTGCAGGGCTTTCTTCCAAAGACATAGCCGCAATAGATGCCAATAAGGAGCGCTTATTGAATAAAGCGCTTGGCATATAG